The bacterium HR17 genome includes the window CCTCATCCACGACCAACTCCAACCTGTCGCCGGGCTTTAGCCCCAGCGCTTTGATGAGCCGTTTTGGCAGTTTGACTTTTGGCAGCGTTTGAGCCATCTTCGTTCACCATCCTTCACAAATCACGGAACACGATTTGCCCGTCGCAAATCGTTAGCATGACCTTCCCTTTCAGCGTCCAACCTGCGTAAGGCGTATTTCTCCCTTTGCTCCTGAACTTCTCTGGCTGGACAGTCCATTCGGCGTTCGGGTCAATGACAGTCACATCGGCGCGGCTACCCTCTTTGGGCGCCCCGCCATCAAGCCCCAATATTTGACAAGGTTTGGTGCTCATCGCTTCAACCAACCGCATGACCGAAAAGCCCGACTTGTGCACCAACTCCGTCCACAGAACGCCAACGGCTGTTTCCAAACCGACGATGCCGAATGGCGCTTCATCAAAAGTCGTCTCTTTTTCCTCAACGGCGTGAGGGGCGTGGTCAGTGGCGATGCAATCAATCACGCCTTCCGCCAACGCATCACGAAGCGCAGCGACATCTTCAGCAGTTCGAAGCGGCGGGTTCATCTTAGCGTTGGTGTCGTATTCGCCGACGGCTTCTTCCGTAAGTGTCAAGTGGTGTGGCGTCACTTCGGCAGTCACTTGCACACCTTGCTCTTTCGCTCGTCGGATAACTTCAACGGCTTCTTTCGTTGAGACATGGGCTATATGCACTTTCGCTCCTGTCAATTTCGCCAATTCAACGGCTCGCTGAACGGAAGCTACCTCAGCAGCCCTCGGCATACCTCTCAAACCGAGCCTCAAAGATGTCAAGCCTTCGTTCATAACGCCACCAGCGGTCAAAGATTTATCTTCGCAGTGCAAAATCACGACAGCGTCACAAACTTTCGCGTAAGCGAGGGCTTTACGGAGGAAACCGCTATCTTGGACAGGTTCGCCGTCGTCGGAGAAGGCGACTGCACC containing:
- the pyrC gene encoding Dihydroorotase codes for the protein MAKRLLLKNGTVVDPTQNLMAKRDVLIERDGGHGTRDAGRIVAVAENIVAEDAEVIDCTGKLVVPGLVDIHVHFREPGEEHKETIATGSAAAVAGGFTTVCCMPNTKPPLDSVAAVEFMLRRAEEAGLCRVLPIGAISVGLKHEQLTEMAAMKEAGAVAFSDDGEPVQDSGFLRKALAYAKVCDAVVILHCEDKSLTAGGVMNEGLTSLRLGLRGMPRAAEVASVQRAVELAKLTGAKVHIAHVSTKEAVEVIRRAKEQGVQVTAEVTPHHLTLTEEAVGEYDTNAKMNPPLRTAEDVAALRDALAEGVIDCIATDHAPHAVEEKETTFDEAPFGIVGLETAVGVLWTELVHKSGFSVMRLVEAMSTKPCQILGLDGGAPKEGSRADVTVIDPNAEWTVQPEKFRSKGRNTPYAGWTLKGKVMLTICDGQIVFRDL